Genomic segment of Pseudothermotoga hypogea DSM 11164 = NBRC 106472:
GAAGCGATGCATGTCCTGGGTGCAGTAGAATCTCACGTAGTCGCCGTTGTGACAAAAGAAGGCGCCAATGTAGGGAAAATCAGCTTTCCAGGTTCTGTTCTTGAAGGTTGCGCCGACTGAAAAAACTATTACGACAACAGCGACCACCACGAAAACCATCCTTTTGAACATCTCCCCCTCTGCTTACCCGTCCTCGAAGACGGGTGTATTTGAGAACTTACAGACAAAGCTTTGTCGCGTTTTCTAAGTTGTCCAGAAAAGACCCCCCCACTTTTGAATTTGCCAAAAGGTTACTAAAAACGATTAGACCTGGCAAACTGTGCGGCGGGATAACCAAAAAGATACGCTCGAGTATCTCGCTCGGCATCGTGTCTCAGGAAAAGAAGCTCGTGGAGTTGAAAATTGCCAGTGCATGATTTTCCAAGAAATTTCGTAAGACGGCAGCCAGGATCGTGTCTGTGTGTTTCTGAAGAAGTCTTTGATAGATGTGTGCGCAGAATCTCTCATACTCTCATATGATCAAAATTGTCAAATCGTACGAATCTTGCTTGCAGAGAAAATATTTGTTCTGCCCTGTTATACGAAAAAGGTCCGCTCGTTTTTCGCTGGTTTCCCTATCAATCATTTTCTCGTTGTTGGGTAACTTTGACTCGGGTGCCTGAACAACTGGGAATACGGCGCTGATATAATCTCAGACGAACGCTTTTGAAGGAGTGGTTCTCAATGAGGCTGGTGAGTTTCGAGCTCGATGGACAGAGAGACTGGGGTATTGTCAGACCTGAACTCAATCTGGTTTGCCCATCCAGGCTCTGGCTGGGTGAAGACGCTCCGAAGACACTGCTGCAGTTCATCGAGCTGTACCACGACAGGATCTCGAATCTCGTTGAGCCAGAGCCAGATGATCACTGGTTGAAACTCGAACAGGTTCAGATCGTAGCGCCCATACCGAATCCAGTGAGAAACATCATCTGCGTTGGGAAGAACTACAAAGATCACGTTTCTGAAATGGCGAAGGTGGGTCATTCAAAAGAAACGGAAATCTCACACCCACACTTCTTCACCAAGGCGACGAACACGGTGAACGGCCCATACTCGAAGATTTATTTGCATCCAGAAATCACATCCCAAGTGGATTACGAGGGAGAGTTGGCAGTAGTCATAGGTAAGAGAGGTATCAACATTCCCGAAGAGAAAGCCATCGACTACGTGTTCGGCTACACCATCTTGAACGACATCACCGCGAGAGATCTTCAGAAGAACCATGTTCAGTGGTTCAAGGGAAAGAGCTTGGATGGCTTTTGTCCCATGGGACCTTGGATCGTGACGAAAGACGAAATAGGTTATCCAGTTGAACTTGAAATTCGCACCTGGGTCAACGGCGAGCTCAGACAGCATTCGAACACCAAGCACATGATCTTTGACATCGCGAAGTTGATAAGCATCCTTTCGCAGGGAATGACGCTCGAACCTGGAGACATACTGGCCACCGGAACACCATCTGGAGTGGGAATGGGATTCAATCCTCCAAAATTACTCAAACCGAACGATGTGGTGAGGATAGAGATCGAAAAGATAGGCTACATAGAGAACCAAATGTACGCTCGATGAGACGCCAAGCGATCCGAGTGAAAGGTTCATCGACAGCTCAAAACGAAAAGGGCGGGTTCCCCCGCCCTTCAATTCAGTAAGTGAAGCTACCTTGATACAGAACCGTCTCCCAAGTCCAAATGTTGTACTCGACGGATGGTAGATTGTCACAGAAAGCCTTCAACCAGCCTGCCATTTGAACTCCTCCAGAAAGTGTCAATCCACCGCTTAGTTTGGCATCCAGCCTGTTTCCAGTGGCAATTGTCGTTTCACCCTTCAACCAAGGGGAAAGCCTCACAAACGGTCCTGCGACGCTGTAAATGTAAGCGGACACCGTGAACGGCAGGCTGAGCTTCGCCAGCGCACCGGCCCTCACACTCGGTTTGGAAAAGCTCGGTCCGCTGTACGATGCATTCCGAGAAGCCGAGTAATTCCACTTGCCATCGTAAGTGAATCTGAGAGACGCATAGTGACTGTAGTTGGTGGACACGGTGAACGAAAGTCCCGCGCTGAACTTTTCGTACACCTCCGCGTTCACTGCCAACTCGAACTGGATCCACACCGGCACAAAGCTGATTGAAAAGTATATCGGCGCTGGTCTGTAAGAGAACAGAGTGGCAGACAAGGTCTTTTCTAAAGTACCAGTCACATTGATATCCAAAGACGGTTTGATCGTTATCGTCGGAGAAACGGACGCTTCGAACCTCCTGAGTCGCCAGCTCCAACTACACCATCCCGTCTTGACCCATCCGTGGTCTATCAGGAGCGAAACTTGCATGGTCAGACTCGTATCGATCCTCGGCGTTGCGGTCATTTGTACAGATGGTGTTGTCGAAGTGGTGAAAGTCAAAGTCTTCTGACCTGACTGTGAAGCTGTGAAGGTCCAGCTTCCAGAAAAATCGTTCTTCACTTTGTGTTCGATAGGCTTTGTGAGTGAATCTGGCTTCATCTTGTCGTTGAAGAATCCGATCTGAAAGGCAGTGTAGTCTCTCAAACTCTGGAGAACCTTTTCACTCGACTTTTCGTCCAGCAAGTTCTTCGGAGTCCCACCGTTGATCACCATGGTTTCCTTGAGTATGAAACCTTTGTCCGTTTTCTTCAGCACAGCCTTGTAGGTGTTACCACCGCCGAAGTCCACGTACCAGGAAACCGGCTCGGTCCTTGAAACGAAGGTTGGAGCGATCTATTCGAGCGTCGAACCCTCTGGAAGGACCAACTCGACCGTTCTCTCCGTGACAAGTGAGTTCTTTTCAGATTTCAAGAACGATGCGATGAAGATGTTTTGCTCGATCTGGTCCTCAAAGTACTTTGGCAACAGCAAGTCAGCGAGTTTTTCGTTGTTCTCGAACCCTTTTCTCGCTATCACGAATCTGTTTTTGTCCTTGTCGTACCTGACAAAACCAGGGACCTTCATGACGATCGTTGCCGTGAAGGTCTTATCAGCCGAGAACTTGATGTCCTTGACCGAGAAACCAGGCGTCGTTCCGTAGAGGAAGTAATACTCCTTTGTGGCTTCGTAGAGGAAGGCGTTAAACGACTTTTCATCCTGGAGCAGTTGCTTGTAGTATTCCGAATAGAACTTGGGCAGATCTTCCCCAGTGATCTTCTCCTGTCTGGTGATGATCGCAAGACCGTCGTGGTACACTTCGATCTTTTCCGTGATGGTTCTGGTGTACTGAGTTGCGAAGAGTACAGCGACAAGAAGTAGCATCACTACGAACATGAGCCTTCTGAGCATGCCACATCCCCCCTCGGACGTTTGGAAGATTCTCGCATGACGAGATTAGAAGGAGATTAGAGAGAGCTCTTTGTTTTGAAGGAAATCAAAAACGGAAGGACGCTCCTTTCCCACGACAGATTGCAAGCCATGATCCATCGATGCACCCAGAGATCCACGTACCACAAAATGAGATAGACCGCGTTGTCCGTTGGATGGCGCTGGACTCGTGAATTGAAAGTCGCTTTTTATCGCATCGTCTCTAAAAGAGCTTCGACAAAAGTTTCATCAGCCAGATGGCAAGGACGGCCCAGAACGCCAAGATGAAAAGACTCACCATTCCGAATCGCCTCTTCATTCGCAGTTGTTGCGCCTTCTCTCTGTACTCGTCCAGGGCTTCTTTTGGGATCGACTTGAGTGCCAAGGCGATGAGCGCTGGGATTATCAGTAGATCGTCCAGCTGACTGAGCAAGGGTATAAAATCCGGCACCAAATCGATCGGGCTCAGTGCGTAACCGAGCGCGAGTGCTATCAGAATCTTCGATCGTCTGGGTACACGCTCATCTTTTCTCGCCAAGTACAACGCGGCGAGGGTTTGGTTGATGTCTTTGATACCATTCTCTTACCCCTTTTCAGTTCACCTTGTATCTCAGCATCGTTCGTGTATCGGGCTAATATTATAAGGGTTATGGCAGATGAGTCATGGGTTTAGGAGAATTGATCTGGCAGCTTTGTGGTGTATATACTTGCTCATAGACTGGTGCACGGGATCGGCGACACGGAGCATCGCGGGACTGTTGAGAGGAAAGCTGGCGGACGTGTTGATAACAGACACAAACACGGCGCGTAACGTAGCTGAGTTCGTCTCCGAGAGAGATTGGAGGTAGCGAAAAGTTGAGCGTCCAAATACTCAATTTGAATCCTTGCTACGATCACTGGGTCATCATTTCGAACGTTCCGAAGACCCCAAACGTCCTGAGAGGCGACTACGTTGTGAAGCTCGTGGATGGGAAAGGATTGAACATCGCGAGGGTTTTCAACCTTCTTGGTTTCCATGATTATCTCTGCATCAACGTGCTCGGTGGCGATGTGGGAAAGATCATCTCATCGAAATGTCGCGAGGAGAACATCAAAACGGCGGAGTTCTGGATCAACGACGAGAACAGGATCAACACCGCAGTTGTGTACGAGTACGAGAAAAGAATGCTCATGGTCAACGAGCCTGGTCCAGTCATGACACCAGACGAGATCGAAAGGTTCATTCAGTACCTTGATTCCGTAATCGAGGAAAAGAGTACGCTGGTCATCTCTGGAAGTGCACCGAGAGGATTCGAGGCCAAGCACATGTCAAGGATCGCGCAGATGGTGAAGGAAAGAGGTTGCAGGCTCATGATAGACATTTCGGGAGAATGGCTGAGAAAGTTGGTGAAGTTCGAGCCAGAGATGGTCAAAGTGAATGCAGACGAGTTCAAGATGGCGTTCGAGCTCAGCAACCTGAGCGTCGAAAAGCTCTACGAAGTCAAGAAACGCTACAAGATCAACGTTCTTTGTGTGACCCTGGGCAAAGACGGCTCCATTACTCTCACAGAAGACAGAGTGTTCCATGCCAAACCGAAGCTGGTCCACTGTGACTTCTCCGTTGGTTCTGGTGATTCCTTCTTTGCGGGCTATCTCTACAAAGAAGCGATGGGCAAATCCATGGAAGAAAGACTGATCTTCGCCACAGCCTGCGGTATGGCGAACACGTTGAAGTACGGTGCGGCGATCTTTGATTTGAAAGACCTGAACGAACAGTTACCGCTCGTAGAGATCGCGGAGGAAAGATTATGAATGCTTACGTTGGTATTGACGTAGGGACCACGAACACCAAGATTCTCGTCGTCACGAAAAAAGGCATCGATAAGATCTACAAGCTTCAAACAGTCAAGAAGAAAATCGACGATGTCGAATTCTTCGATATGGACAGTATCGAGAAGGCTGTGAGAAAGACGCTCAAAACAATACGAAAATCGTATCGAATCGTTGGAATCGCGTGCACCAGCGTCGGTGAATCCGTCGTGCCAGTTGCATCAGGTAAGAAGCTACACGATCCGATCGTTTGGTACGACACGTGCACCAAATCTCTGTACGAAGAGTACCACGACTTGGTGAATCAGTTGGCACCCTACAGAATTTCTGGCTCGCGAGACATCTACTATTATTCGTTGTACAAGATCTTGTACATGCAGAAAAAAGGTCTGGTGGACCTGGGTGAAGTGGAGTGCTGGCTCCCCATATCTTCCTACATCGCTTACAGACTGACTGGCAACGCCGTGTGGGACATGACCCAAGCCTATCGTAGTCACATGGTGGATATCCATCGAAGATGCTGGAACGAAGAACTGCTGAAAGCTTTCAACATACGAATCGAGCAGCTTGGAAAACTGGATTACACCTCTTCCTTCGTTGGTTATCACGATGACATACCAGTGTTCCTCGCGGGTCACGATCATCTGACGGGAACTTTCGGTTTGATCTCTCTATTCGGCAGCGAGTTGATCTACGATTCGATGGGCACCGCCTCGTACACGGTGGCTGTCGCAACCGAAAAAACCAACGAGTTCCACATGGAAGGTCCTTTCATGAAAACAGGTGGTAACGTGGGCATAGCGTTCCAAGGCAGACAATACTACTTGGCTTCGGGAATGAGGTTTTACGGCAAATTGATCGAGATGACCTTGAAACTGTTTGGCTTGAAGTTTTCGTCAAAGAGGTTCGAACGGTTGAACGAATCCATCTCGCAGACACCGACCGATCCTGCCTTCTACATCTACGCAAACGGCGACAACATCGTGGGAGAAGATATCGACGGTATCAACTTCGTGCAGATCCCACCCGATTGTTCTCAAGAACAGATGCTTCAAAGTGTCTATCTGTATCTCTGCTACACGAGCAGGATCACTGTTGAAAATCTCAGACGCCTGCTTGGCAAGCTTCCCATAGTCGTCGGCGGTGCTCTGGTGCAAAACCAAGTTTTCATGAAGTACAAGGCATCCATGCTCGGTGAACCACTGTACTATTTGAACACGACCGAGCTGACGGCGCTCGGAGCGGCGATCGCGGCGATCACAGGCGTCAAAGATGAAGAAACGCTGAATTCGCTCAGAGAGAAGATCACTTTTCAAAGAATCGAGCCACACCCACAGGATGTTCTGAGAATGAACGGGCTTTATGAGAGAATGACTGAACAGTACGAGAAACTCTTGCAAAGACGAGGAGGTCAGTGAGATGCTCGTGACTTTGAAAGAACTGGTTCAAGTTGCGTACAAGTCAGACTACGCGATCCCAGCCTTCAACATCCACACCTACGAAGACGCGGTGGCGATCGTGAAGGGTGCCGAAGAGATGAGATCACCAGTGATACTGATGGCTTCTCCGAGTGCGATCAGACATTTGGGCATAAGAATCGCTGCGTGTATCATGAACGAGCTCGCCGAGAACGCGAAGGTCCCAGTCGTGTCGCACCTCGATCATGCGACGGACCTGGATGTCATCTTCAAGGCCATGAAGGCAGGTTTCACCTCGGTGATGTTCGACGGTTCGAACCTCCCCTTCGACGAGAACGTTGAAAAGACGAAGCTCGTCGTCAAGGTGGCAAGAGCCTTCGGAATTTCTGTCGAAGCGGAGATAGGCAGGGTCGGCAGGTCGGAAGAGGGTGAAGAAGCCACACAGATTTTGACCGAACCAGACGTAGCGAGGAAGTTCTTCGAACTCACCCAAGTCGACGCCTTGGCGGTGGCCGTCGGCACGGCACACGGTATGCAGAAACAAGAAGCGCAGATCGACTTCGAAAGAGTTCAACAGATACAAAGCGCGGTGGATGTTCCGTTGGTCCTACATGGCTCCAGTGGCGTGCCTGACGAAGATCTGACCAAGATCAGCAAGATGAATTTTGGAAAGATAAACATCGGCACGGTGCTGAAAACCGTTTATGTCGAGAGAATTAGAAAGATCCTGCAGGAACAGCCGCAACTCAAAGACCAGATCAAGTTGCTCGAAGAAGCCTCCAAGGCCGTTACGGAAATGGTGAAACACAAAATATCCCTTCTCAACAGCGCTGGAAGGGCTTGAACGGTCTCGATCAAGGTCACAGTTTCGTCATCAAGACTCTGTAGAACTCGCACATCTTCTTGTACGATTCGATCGATAGTCTTTCGTTCTTTCCGTGCACAGTTTCGAGCAGTTCCTTGTCCATGATCAAGGGTGAGAACCTGTAGATGTTCTGGCACAGGCCTCTGTAATGCCTCGAATCCGTCGCACCTATGGTGAGATATGGCGACACAACCGAGTCTGGGAACATCTGTTGGATCGTCTCCACCAACAGTCTGTAGAACTCTCCTTCCAAATCGCTGTCTGGCACAGGATCAGAAACTTGCCAATTCTCGTTCTTCACAACTTCTATCTCGAGGTCCTTAACGATCTCTTTCAATCTCTCGAACACTTGCTCTGACGTTTCACCTGGGATAATTCTGCAGTTCACCGTGGCGACGACCTTTTCCGGTACAACGTTGTCCGCAACACCCGCGTTGAGCATCGTTACACACATGGTGGTTCTGAGCATCGCGTTCAAGCTTGGAATCTTCGAAAAGATCGGTTCCAACAAAGATAGTGTCAGTCTTGGATTTCTCAAAAGAACGTTCAAGGGAAAGCCCCAGAGGTGCGAGAGAGTCTTCAAGAACTCCTCTGTGGATCTGGTCAAAACGGTTTTGGACTTGTAACGAGAAATGCGCTGGACCGCGACCGCCATCCTCTCCACGGGTGAGTTCCTCGTTGGAGTTGAAGAATGTCCCCCTTTTCCCTTCGCGACCAGATCGAAGCTCGCATAGCCCTTCTCAGCGATGCCCACCAATGCGATCGGTCTGTCTATCTTCGGAATCACACCTTTCACTATCGCAGAACCTTCGTCCAAGATCGCCTTTATCTTGATTTTCCTTTCCTGCAAATGTTCCACGATCTTCTTGGCTCCCATATATCCTTTCGTTTCTTCGTCGAAGCCGAAGGCGAGCATGAAATTGTGACTAGGATTGAAATTTTCCGAGAGCAATCTTTCCACAGCCTCCAAAAGACCCATCACGCTGGATTTGTCATCGAGAGTGCCACGGCCCCACACGAATCCATCCGCAACATCCCCAGAGAAAGGATGATGAGCCCAGCCTTCTTCGCTCGCCGGTACCACGTCCGTGTGCGCGAGGAACAGCACGGTCTCTTGCGAACCAACGTCCCACTCGTACAGAAGCGCGTGTTCGTTGATCTTGCTCACTCTCAATCGCGAGTGGGTCAACGGGAACGCTTCTTCGAGGAATCTTTCAAGTTTGGAAAACTCTTCCCAGTTGCCCGCAACGGTTCGAAACTTGATCGACTCTGAAAGTCTTTCGATCTCGCCCATATCTCTGCGCCTCCTTCAGAAGGGACCATAGTTGGTCCAGACCGCGATCAAGATGAAGCCACAACTGATCAAAAACACGAGTAGTTGAAGCAGAATGGTCTTCTTGAACCAACGAACATAGCTGTAGCTCGCGAGGGAGAGCGAAATGAGAAGAACTGGGTTGGTGGGAAAGATCATGTTCGAAAAACCATCTCCGAAGGTCCAGGCAAGCACCATTGTCTGTCGAGAGAGTCCAGACAATTGTGTGAGAGGCGTCAAAATTGGGATCAACAAAAATGCTTTCGCGGATGCAGACGGTATGAAGAAGTTGAGCGCCAAGACGAAAAGATATATCGTCATCGCCACACCGATCTGCCCACGACCTTCAAGAAGCTGTACCGACCCTCTGAGTATCGTGTCCAAAACCATTCCTTGCTCGACGATGTGTTTCACGCTCGCGGCCAGAAGTATGAGAATCGTTGAGGGCAGAATGGTCAAGAGACCGCTCAGAAAGATCTTGAAGGTCTTAGAAGGCCCAAATTTCGCCGCAAGACCACACAAGATACCCATGAAGAAGTAGATCAAGACCATCAAGATCACCAGATACTCTTGAATTGGTTTAAGGAAGAAAGAGAGCACTACGAGGGAAAGCATCAAGGTGAGAGAGATCAAAAAGACTCGGTAAGATTTCTTCGAACCTTCTTTAGAGACGTTCGAACTGATCGGAAACGACCGCCCACCCTTTTCTATTTTCCTCACGTGTGACATCAGGAAGAGAACGAGTATCACGTAAACCACGCCAAAAACGATCAATCTGAGCCAAAGGCCAGAAAAGATCGGTAGACCCGCGAGACTCTGTGCCAACAACACCGTGAACGGGTTGAACGTCGCGCTCGCAAAACCGAACCCAGCAGCGAGAATGCTCATGCCCAAGCCTGTGAACTCGTCCCAACCCATCTGCAAAGACAGATTCACAGCGATGGGGACGAAAGGCACCACTTCTTCGAACAGACCCAGCGCCGATCCAAGCAGCATGAAGGAAAACGTCGTGAGCAAGAGCAAAGAGTTCTTTCTGCTCGCGTACCTTGATACGAGAACATCTATCGTGTACTTCAGTGCCACGCTTTCGTGCAGAAGACTGAAACTCCCGCCGACTATCAGAAGCAAGATGAGAAGGGCGAGGATTCTCGGTCCGTCCGAGCTGAAGAGCACTTCGATTGGAGCGCTGAACCATCTGTAGATTGGCAACCTCTCAGCTTCGATTCTTCTGTAAGAGTCAAAATCGATCACCACTCTACCATCCACGACGTACCTTTCGAATCTGCCCATGGGAAGAACGCGCGTGAGAATGCCACTCAAAAGAACCAAAGAAAGGAGTATCAAGAAGGAAGAGATGAAGATCTTCTTTTGGAATGAAAATGCCTTCTGACTCATGCCATCTCCCCCACAGCGATTTATGCCTCACTACTCGCTTTTCTTCGAATATTATAATAGCTCTTGTGCAAAACAAAGCTTCTTTGGTCAATCACTGGATCGTACCAAAACAAAAAAGCCCCATGTTTGGGGCTGTGGTTTTCATTATCTACTTTTTATTCCTTCATCTCGTTCTCATCGTGCCGCGTCTCTATCTTCATGGACCTCGCTTCTTCACTTCGTGCTAACGAGAAATCTTTCTCAACTTCGGGAGCGCTTTAATCCTTTTTCGATATCTTTTGCTCACGACGAACCCGACTTTTTAGACCGACACCAATGTACACATCCACCGTCTGGACGGTTCAGCTTCTCATGGAGCGCTCCCATTAAGATATATACGAAGCAGCAAGTTGAAGAAGGATAACGGTACGAAAACGAAAAGATGAATTGCCCGTGAGTCAAGACCAATCGAAAAGCCGAGAGCTTTCGGAAACGCGTCTTCTGCAACGCTTGCTCGCGAGGTATGGTATTCGACGGTACGAGTTTGAATTTAACATTCGACACCGTCGACAAGCTCGACAATCGCTGGACAGACTCGACAGCTCATCGAATCTGAAAGAGCGAATTCATGTCTACGTGCTTGAACTTGCCTGACAAGCGGTAAACTCCGTTCCTGAAGAGCAAAATTTTCTTTTGCACCAGCTGTTCGATTACCGAATATGCCGTCGTGCGTTTGATGCCAACTTTTTGAAGCTCCGACACCAGCTGTTCTTTCGAGCCTGTGAAATTCCTGAGTGTTCTCAACGCTTTTCTCTGATTCTCGGTCAGGGTGAGTTGGTGAACGAAGTACTCACCGACCAACTTTTCTATGGTTCTGACGATGTGTTCTTTCGATATTCTTTTCTCTTCAACGTTCTCGAAGACCGTTTTGTTCAATATCCATATCGCGTCCCTTGGATTGCCATCGGCGAAATCACTCGCGATCTCGAGGACTTCTTGCGATACGAGGTCCAAATGCTCACGAATCCTTCTGATCAGTAACTCCTTTATATCGCTTTTACTGAGGGGTTCCAAGAACACGATGTCTTTGAAGATGTTTTCGAGGTTCCCCGCTTCGTTCCATCTCATCCTGTCGGCGCTGTACTCTCTGTAGATGGAGTATGGAAGTGCTAAGATGACGACCAAGCCTTCGAAAACGATCTGTGATTTGATGGCATCCAGCGTTCTCAAAACGTCCTCCTTTCTCTCTTTATCGAGCTCATCGATGAGCAAGATCAGCTTTTCCTTCATTCGTACAGTTTTTTCTATCAACTCTGCGAGCTTTTCCTTCGCGGCGAAGAAGTTGAACCTGGGCATTTCGCTCTTTTGAACGTTCACGTTGGCGCTCGCGACCATTGAAAATCCGAGCGCAAAACCTCTAACGCTTGCGACTTCTTCGGTGATCCACTCTCTGATCTGCTTCGCTTCCCTTGCGATCTCTCTTTCAGCCTCGAGCGCCCTGGCTAAGTTGTAGATCAGATCGTACAGTATGCTGTCGACAGACTCTCTCAGAGTGATGTTGATCTTTTTGACAGAAAATAGTGTTCTGCAAGCCCTTCTTCTTCAGGGGATGGGTAAGGAGCTTGTTCGTTATTAGCATGTGTTATAATTGTATAGGGTGAAAACTATGCAATTAAGAAAAACAAGATGGAGTCTTTATAATTTGAACTATCATTTTGTGTGGATACCTAAATACCGCAAAAAGATTCTGGTAGATAGCGTTAGGCAAGAGCTCGAGAAACTTATTTTTGAAATCGCCAAAAAACATGGGATTGAAGTCCTATCTCTATCAGTTCAGCCAGACCATGTCCATCTTTTTGTTTCAGCACCACCGCGCTTATCCCCAGCTCAAATAGCCAATTTGTTTAAAGGAGTGTCTTCTAAAAAACTTCTTGAGAAGTTTCCACATCTAAGAACAAAGGAAGGATTATGGAGCAGAACATATTATGTTGGCTCAGCAGGAACGGTTTCAGAAGAGACTATCAGGAGGTACATCGAAGAATGTCAAGATATATAGTCAGAACTTACAAAGTGCCTGTTCCGAGAGAATTGTATCCTCTGTGTTCTGAGCTGAACAGGCTCGCTGGTCGAATCTACAACAAAACCATGTCGCTGGTCAAGAAAGTAAAAAGCAAGAAAGGTTTCTGGCTTTCACCAGGAGCAACACAAAAATATATCCTGCGTTGGAGTAGCACTATCAATATCCATACCCATTCCAAACAGGCTATAGTTCAGCAATACTTTCAGGCGCTTAACAGTTACTTTACTGCAGTCAAGACAAACCCACAGTTGAAACCACCACATAAGAAGAAAAGGTTTATGCCGTTCATCTGGAAAGATACTGCTATAAAACTTTCACCAGAAGGGGTTCTGAGACTTTCAATGGGTAGTAGTCAGGAGCCAATTTTGATACAAACGACACTGCCAGCCGGTACAACAATTAGGCAAGTAAGACTTGTGTATGAGGCTGAGAAATATTATCTTCACCTTGCAATAGAGGTGAAGAATGAGCATAAGAAGAAACAGTCTGTTGAAGTTATGTCTGTAGACCTTGGCATACTTCGTCCAATAACTTGCTTTGATGGCTCTGAAGTGATTTCGTATCACGGTGGTATTCTCAACAGTCTAATCAGATATCGCAACAAGAAGTTGGCAGACTTTCAGCGAACGTTAAGCAAATGCAAGAAAGGTTCCAAGAGGTATAGAAAACTGTTGAAAGCAAAGCAGCGAATGCTGAAACGAACAAAACATCAAATAACGGACATACTGCACAAGATAACCAGCAACTTTCTTAAGATGTGTTTACAGAAAGGGTATGGGACTATTGTAATTGGTGATATCACAAATATTCGAGAGCGTGTAGAAGGGAACGATAACTTTAATCAAAAAGTTCATCAGTGGTGTTTCAGAAAGATGGTGGACATGATAACCTACAAAGCACAGCTACTGGGGATTGAAGTGAAACTTGCTTCAGAAGAATATACGAGTCAGATCTGTCCTGTATGTGGTAGCAAGAACCATGCGGTTGGTCGCAACTATGAGTGTAAAAGTTGTGGATTTAGTTATCACAGGGACGGAGTAGGAGCGATAAACATCTGGCAGAGGTATCTTGGGAAGAAGTCCCAAGTAGTAGCGGGATTGGCACCCGTCAGAGGTGTAAGGTTCAAACCACACCTCTGTGGCCATGGAGTATCAAATGCTCCATGGAAGGCAGCCTAAAGAGCTGCTAAGAATCCCATCCCCTTCAGGGGATTGGGAGTGTCAAATGTGTGTTAGAATAATGGTTAGTCTATTCTAAAGGGGGTATGCCAAATGAAGAGGTTACTGGTTGCTGCGATTGCGCTTTTGGTCATTGTAGTACAGGCTGCCACGTTCTTGACCATCGCCACCGGCGGCACAGCGGGAACTTACTATCCTCTCGGTGCAGGCATGGCAGATATCTGGAACAAAAACATCAAGGGTATGAACGCGATG
This window contains:
- a CDS encoding fumarylacetoacetate hydrolase family protein, producing MRLVSFELDGQRDWGIVRPELNLVCPSRLWLGEDAPKTLLQFIELYHDRISNLVEPEPDDHWLKLEQVQIVAPIPNPVRNIICVGKNYKDHVSEMAKVGHSKETEISHPHFFTKATNTVNGPYSKIYLHPEITSQVDYEGELAVVIGKRGINIPEEKAIDYVFGYTILNDITARDLQKNHVQWFKGKSLDGFCPMGPWIVTKDEIGYPVELEIRTWVNGELRQHSNTKHMIFDIAKLISILSQGMTLEPGDILATGTPSGVGMGFNPPKLLKPNDVVRIEIEKIGYIENQMYAR
- a CDS encoding M20/M25/M40 family metallo-hydrolase encodes the protein MGEIERLSESIKFRTVAGNWEEFSKLERFLEEAFPLTHSRLRVSKINEHALLYEWDVGSQETVLFLAHTDVVPASEEGWAHHPFSGDVADGFVWGRGTLDDKSSVMGLLEAVERLLSENFNPSHNFMLAFGFDEETKGYMGAKKIVEHLQERKIKIKAILDEGSAIVKGVIPKIDRPIALVGIAEKGYASFDLVAKGKGGHSSTPTRNSPVERMAVAVQRISRYKSKTVLTRSTEEFLKTLSHLWGFPLNVLLRNPRLTLSLLEPIFSKIPSLNAMLRTTMCVTMLNAGVADNVVPEKVVATVNCRIIPGETSEQVFERLKEIVKDLEIEVVKNENWQVSDPVPDSDLEGEFYRLLVETIQQMFPDSVVSPYLTIGATDSRHYRGLCQNIYRFSPLIMDKELLETVHGKNERLSIESYKKMCEFYRVLMTKL
- a CDS encoding YkvA family protein; the encoded protein is MARKDERVPRRSKILIALALGYALSPIDLVPDFIPLLSQLDDLLIIPALIALALKSIPKEALDEYREKAQQLRMKRRFGMVSLFILAFWAVLAIWLMKLLSKLF
- a CDS encoding FGGY-family carbohydrate kinase, with the translated sequence MNAYVGIDVGTTNTKILVVTKKGIDKIYKLQTVKKKIDDVEFFDMDSIEKAVRKTLKTIRKSYRIVGIACTSVGESVVPVASGKKLHDPIVWYDTCTKSLYEEYHDLVNQLAPYRISGSRDIYYYSLYKILYMQKKGLVDLGEVECWLPISSYIAYRLTGNAVWDMTQAYRSHMVDIHRRCWNEELLKAFNIRIEQLGKLDYTSSFVGYHDDIPVFLAGHDHLTGTFGLISLFGSELIYDSMGTASYTVAVATEKTNEFHMEGPFMKTGGNVGIAFQGRQYYLASGMRFYGKLIEMTLKLFGLKFSSKRFERLNESISQTPTDPAFYIYANGDNIVGEDIDGINFVQIPPDCSQEQMLQSVYLYLCYTSRITVENLRRLLGKLPIVVGGALVQNQVFMKYKASMLGEPLYYLNTTELTALGAAIAAITGVKDEETLNSLREKITFQRIEPHPQDVLRMNGLYERMTEQYEKLLQRRGGQ
- a CDS encoding 1-phosphofructokinase family hexose kinase gives rise to the protein MSVQILNLNPCYDHWVIISNVPKTPNVLRGDYVVKLVDGKGLNIARVFNLLGFHDYLCINVLGGDVGKIISSKCREENIKTAEFWINDENRINTAVVYEYEKRMLMVNEPGPVMTPDEIERFIQYLDSVIEEKSTLVISGSAPRGFEAKHMSRIAQMVKERGCRLMIDISGEWLRKLVKFEPEMVKVNADEFKMAFELSNLSVEKLYEVKKRYKINVLCVTLGKDGSITLTEDRVFHAKPKLVHCDFSVGSGDSFFAGYLYKEAMGKSMEERLIFATACGMANTLKYGAAIFDLKDLNEQLPLVEIAEERL
- a CDS encoding class II fructose-bisphosphate aldolase — protein: MLVTLKELVQVAYKSDYAIPAFNIHTYEDAVAIVKGAEEMRSPVILMASPSAIRHLGIRIAACIMNELAENAKVPVVSHLDHATDLDVIFKAMKAGFTSVMFDGSNLPFDENVEKTKLVVKVARAFGISVEAEIGRVGRSEEGEEATQILTEPDVARKFFELTQVDALAVAVGTAHGMQKQEAQIDFERVQQIQSAVDVPLVLHGSSGVPDEDLTKISKMNFGKINIGTVLKTVYVERIRKILQEQPQLKDQIKLLEEASKAVTEMVKHKISLLNSAGRA